The Rickettsia helvetica genome has a segment encoding these proteins:
- the gltX gene encoding glutamate--tRNA ligase: MTKVITRFAPSPTGMLHVGNIRAALLNWLYAKKHNGQFILRFDDTDLERSKQEYKDVIEEDLKFLNINWDQTFNQLSRLSRYDEIKNLLLNKKRLYACYETPEELELKRKFQLSKGLPPIYDRVSLNLTSVQTQKYIEQGRKPHYRFLINHEPISWHDMIKGEVKYNGKTLSDPIVIRADGSMTYMLCSVIDDIDYDITHIIRGEDHVSNTAIQIQMFEALNKIPPVFGHLSLIINKDEKISKRVGGFEIATLRKAIGLEAMAIASFFSLLGSSAQILPYKSMEKLANQFEISSFSKSPTIYQPEDLERLNHKLLINLDFDEVKERLKEIDAEYIEENFWLSVRPNLQKLRDVKDWWEICHQTPNVQNLNLDKEYLKQAAELLPKGKITKDSWSIWIKEITNITGRKSKELFLPLRLALTGRESGPEIAGVLPLIDRKEIVKRLTSFQ; the protein is encoded by the coding sequence ATGACAAAAGTTATAACACGATTTGCTCCGTCACCGACCGGTATGTTACATGTTGGTAATATCAGGGCAGCATTGCTTAACTGGCTATATGCCAAGAAGCATAACGGACAGTTTATTTTAAGATTTGACGATACGGATTTAGAGCGTAGTAAACAGGAATATAAAGATGTTATCGAGGAAGATCTAAAATTTTTAAATATTAATTGGGATCAAACATTTAACCAATTAAGCCGTTTAAGTAGATATGATGAAATCAAAAATCTATTACTAAACAAAAAAAGATTATATGCCTGCTATGAGACTCCTGAAGAGCTAGAATTAAAGCGTAAATTTCAACTATCTAAGGGATTACCACCGATTTATGACCGTGTTAGTTTAAATCTAACTTCAGTGCAAACACAAAAATATATAGAACAAGGAAGAAAACCGCATTATAGATTTTTGATAAATCATGAACCGATTAGCTGGCATGATATGATCAAAGGCGAAGTTAAATATAATGGCAAGACTTTAAGCGATCCAATAGTGATAAGAGCAGACGGTAGTATGACCTATATGTTATGCTCAGTTATTGACGATATTGATTATGATATTACTCATATTATTAGGGGTGAAGATCACGTGAGCAATACCGCTATTCAAATTCAGATGTTTGAAGCATTAAATAAGATTCCGCCGGTTTTTGGGCATTTGAGTTTAATAATCAATAAAGACGAGAAAATTTCTAAACGAGTGGGAGGGTTTGAGATCGCAACTCTTAGAAAAGCAATCGGGCTCGAAGCTATGGCAATTGCTAGCTTTTTTAGTTTACTTGGTTCATCGGCACAAATCTTGCCTTATAAATCAATGGAGAAGTTAGCAAATCAATTTGAGATAAGTAGTTTCTCTAAAAGTCCAACTATCTATCAGCCGGAAGATTTAGAAAGACTAAATCATAAATTACTTATAAATTTAGATTTTGATGAAGTAAAAGAACGCCTTAAAGAAATAGATGCCGAGTATATTGAGGAAAATTTTTGGTTATCGGTAAGACCTAACTTACAAAAATTACGTGATGTAAAAGACTGGTGGGAAATTTGTCATCAAACTCCAAATGTTCAAAATCTAAATTTAGATAAGGAATATTTAAAGCAAGCAGCAGAATTATTACCGAAAGGTAAAATCACTAAAGATAGCTGGAGCATTTGGATTAAAGAAATAACAAATATAACAGGTAGGAAAAGTAAGGAATTATTTTTACCTCTTCGCCTTGCTTTAACCGGCAGAGAATCAGGACCAGAAATCGCAGGAGTTTTACCTTTGATTGATCGGAAAGAGATAGTAAAACGATTAACGTCATTCCAGTGA
- a CDS encoding DUF2608 domain-containing protein: MTGNHSKSGTLSKFSKDLNLKDYFIVFVDDREKHVEDIGNYCKNNNIGFLGILFDGLKNLKGVPDPKLAEFQESYLIENAK, translated from the coding sequence ATAACTGGTAATCACTCAAAAAGCGGTACTTTATCAAAATTTTCTAAAGATTTAAATTTAAAAGATTATTTTATTGTATTTGTTGATGATCGGGAAAAACATGTGGAAGATATAGGGAATTATTGTAAAAATAATAATATAGGTTTTTTAGGTATTTTATTTGACGGGCTTAAAAATCTAAAAGGTGTCCCTGATCCAAAACTTGCCGAATTTCAAGAATCATATTTAATAGAAAACGCTAAATGA
- a CDS encoding magnesium chelatase domain-containing protein — protein MTKWHFKKNFMIIHIASLTLNGIDVIDVDMQVQISPGIPAFTIVGLADKTIAESKERVKAALSSIGLALPTKKILINLAPADLVKEGSHFDLAIACSILNAMNILPELEISEYLIIGELSLDGSILPVSGALPAAIGASARGKGLICSSKNSSEVAWSGN, from the coding sequence ATGACAAAATGGCATTTTAAGAAAAATTTCATGATAATTCATATAGCAAGTCTAACGTTGAATGGAATTGATGTTATCGACGTTGACATGCAGGTACAAATATCACCGGGTATCCCTGCTTTTACTATAGTAGGGCTTGCCGATAAAACTATAGCTGAATCAAAAGAACGAGTTAAAGCAGCATTATCTTCTATAGGGCTTGCACTACCTACTAAAAAGATTTTAATAAATTTAGCTCCGGCAGATTTAGTAAAAGAAGGAAGCCATTTTGATCTTGCGATTGCCTGTTCGATACTTAACGCAATGAATATTTTACCGGAGCTTGAAATATCGGAATATTTGATAATAGGAGAGTTATCATTAGACGGTTCAATCTTACCGGTAAGCGGAGCTTTACCTGCAGCGATTGGGGCTTCTGCTAGAGGTAAAGGTCTTATTTGTTCAAGTAAAAACAGCTCGGAAGTTGCTTGGTCGGGTAATTAA
- the dprA gene encoding DNA-processing protein DprA, producing MLKELFSVSNSKTSYSLETINILRLIRSENIGPKTFFSLIKLFGDAATAIDNAPDFSLRGGKSKPIKIFSKSDAEKELELLEKDNAKISTYKSPEYSKLLLEIYDPPPILSYKGNIELLNHNKCVAIVGARNASANGRSFAHKITNDLVKEGYITVSGLARGIDSSVHQAAISQTIGVIAGGIDHVYPPENKKLFENLAEEGLILAELPIGSTPLEKHFPQRNRIISGLALGVVVVEASLKSGSLITAKFALEQNREIFAVPGFPLDPRCQGTNKLIREGAYLVESVDDIVANLPQYEEFMKKDDGLFKDFVELGTLNTRYVKEPSQKERTAILELLSAVPIDFEYLQKETELPLPIIYTVILELELAGKALHHAGNKISLVYP from the coding sequence ATGCTAAAAGAATTATTTTCTGTCTCTAATTCTAAAACTTCTTATAGTCTTGAAACAATTAATATTTTACGTCTTATTAGGAGTGAAAATATCGGTCCTAAAACTTTCTTTAGTTTAATTAAATTATTCGGTGATGCAGCAACTGCAATAGATAACGCTCCGGATTTTTCATTGCGAGGCGGCAAGTCAAAACCAATTAAAATTTTTAGTAAAAGTGATGCTGAAAAAGAGTTAGAGCTTCTCGAAAAAGACAATGCTAAGATCAGCACATATAAATCTCCGGAATATTCAAAATTGTTACTTGAAATTTATGATCCACCACCAATATTAAGCTATAAAGGTAATATAGAGTTATTAAATCATAATAAATGCGTTGCAATAGTAGGTGCAAGAAACGCTTCTGCAAACGGAAGAAGCTTTGCGCATAAAATTACAAATGATTTAGTAAAAGAAGGTTATATAACCGTTTCAGGTTTAGCACGAGGAATAGATAGCAGTGTACATCAAGCAGCAATTTCTCAAACTATCGGAGTTATTGCAGGCGGTATTGATCATGTATATCCACCGGAAAATAAAAAACTATTTGAAAATTTAGCAGAAGAAGGTTTAATATTAGCTGAGTTACCTATCGGCTCTACACCGCTTGAAAAACATTTTCCACAGCGTAATAGGATAATATCGGGACTAGCCTTAGGAGTAGTGGTAGTAGAAGCAAGCTTAAAATCCGGTTCATTAATAACTGCAAAATTTGCACTTGAACAAAATAGGGAAATATTTGCCGTTCCCGGCTTTCCTTTAGATCCAAGATGTCAAGGTACAAATAAATTGATTAGAGAGGGAGCATATTTAGTGGAGTCAGTAGATGATATTGTAGCTAATTTACCACAATATGAAGAATTTATGAAAAAAGATGATGGATTATTTAAGGATTTTGTTGAGCTAGGAACACTAAATACGAGATATGTTAAAGAACCGTCACAAAAGGAGCGTACTGCTATATTGGAATTATTATCGGCAGTACCTATAGATTTTGAATATTTACAAAAAGAAACAGAATTACCGCTTCCTATTATATATACGGTAATATTAGAATTAGAACTCGCCGGCAAAGCACTGCATCACGCCGGTAATAAAATATCATTAGTTTATCCCTAA
- a CDS encoding peroxiredoxin, translating to MSVFVGKTAPDFTAKAIMPNNNIDDEFKLSDYAAGDNIVLFFYPLDFTFVCPSEIIAFHNKLGEFTERRTKVVAVSVDSHFSHLAWKNTPHNKGGLGQVQFPMVSDIKKDISSKYNVLNEDGVALRGTFLIDKDFIVRHMLVNDLPIGRDINYILKVIDALTHHQKHGEVCPAGWHKGEEAITPSHEGIAHYLSSHAEKL from the coding sequence ATGTCAGTATTTGTCGGCAAAACTGCTCCGGATTTTACAGCTAAAGCTATTATGCCTAATAATAATATAGACGATGAGTTTAAACTTAGCGATTATGCTGCAGGGGATAATATAGTGTTATTTTTTTATCCCCTAGATTTTACTTTTGTTTGTCCATCGGAAATTATAGCATTTCATAATAAGCTTGGTGAATTTACTGAAAGACGTACTAAAGTAGTAGCTGTTAGCGTTGATTCTCATTTTAGCCATTTAGCTTGGAAAAATACTCCGCATAATAAAGGCGGACTTGGACAAGTACAATTCCCAATGGTTTCCGATATAAAAAAGGATATTTCTTCAAAATATAATGTACTTAATGAAGACGGTGTTGCTTTGCGTGGAACTTTTTTAATTGATAAGGATTTCATAGTACGTCACATGCTAGTTAACGACTTACCTATAGGTCGTGATATTAATTATATATTAAAAGTAATCGATGCTTTAACTCATCATCAAAAGCACGGCGAAGTTTGTCCTGCCGGCTGGCATAAAGGTGAGGAAGCAATTACCCCATCACATGAGGGTATAGCACATTATTTAAGCTCACATGCCGAGAAATTATAG
- the mltG gene encoding endolytic transglycosylase MltG — protein MLKNILKTKLFLVIVSLTIFITLLNFSIFYIFVPGNLTQNKTIIIEPKLSVNQIVTKLYSNEVIKYPRIFKVIAKIYSIKRPLQSGEYVFTRNISPLQTLRILASGKSIIHKIIVPEGTVVSKVIKKINEESRLLGEIKGIIPEGFLMPSTYFFSYGDQKEQIIDQMRNLMSANLDKVMQNLSPDSPLKTRLEILTLASIIEKEAGSNAEKPIIAAVFINRLKKNMKLQADPTTIYALTEGKFKLARALTKKDLLQELPYNTYYIKGLPPGPISCPSLKSLEAVVKPAKTDALFFVVDGKGGHNFSNNLNDHNRFVETYRKSLIKIAEPEIDPEK, from the coding sequence ATGTTAAAAAACATATTAAAAACTAAACTTTTTTTAGTTATAGTATCTCTAACTATATTTATTACTTTGCTAAATTTTAGTATATTTTATATTTTTGTGCCGGGTAATCTTACTCAAAATAAAACGATAATTATTGAACCTAAATTATCCGTAAATCAAATAGTTACAAAACTTTATTCTAATGAAGTAATCAAATATCCGAGAATTTTTAAGGTAATTGCTAAAATTTATTCTATAAAAAGACCTCTTCAAAGCGGTGAATATGTGTTTACCCGTAATATATCGCCTCTGCAAACTTTAAGAATATTAGCAAGCGGTAAATCTATAATACACAAGATAATTGTACCGGAAGGTACGGTAGTTAGTAAGGTTATAAAGAAAATTAATGAAGAAAGTCGTTTACTAGGAGAGATAAAAGGGATAATACCGGAAGGTTTTTTAATGCCTTCCACGTATTTTTTTTCTTATGGAGATCAAAAAGAGCAGATAATCGATCAAATGAGAAATTTAATGTCTGCTAATTTAGATAAGGTAATGCAAAATCTTTCACCGGATTCTCCGTTAAAAACTAGACTTGAGATATTAACGCTAGCTTCGATAATTGAAAAAGAGGCTGGCTCAAATGCAGAAAAGCCTATTATAGCAGCAGTATTCATTAATCGTTTAAAGAAAAATATGAAGCTACAAGCCGATCCAACTACTATATATGCTTTGACTGAGGGTAAATTTAAATTAGCAAGAGCTTTAACAAAAAAAGATTTATTGCAAGAACTACCCTATAATACTTATTATATAAAAGGTTTACCACCCGGTCCGATTTCTTGTCCGTCGTTAAAATCTTTAGAAGCAGTGGTAAAACCTGCTAAAACGGATGCATTATTTTTTGTAGTTGACGGTAAAGGCGGGCATAATTTTTCTAACAATCTTAATGATCATAATAGATTTGTTGAAACTTATCGAAAAAGTTTGATTAAAATAGCTGAGCCGGAAATTGATCCTGAAAAATAA
- the cyaY gene encoding iron donor protein CyaY, with protein MNNTEFSKIAEITIAYIAEKIEEQDKEASIDVDLQGDILNLDTDKGIYVINKQSAAKEIWLSSPVSGPYHFFYEQGKWKNGAGFELMAILTEELNIKFDNI; from the coding sequence ATGAATAATACTGAATTTAGTAAAATAGCCGAAATAACAATTGCATATATAGCAGAAAAGATAGAAGAGCAAGATAAAGAAGCAAGTATAGACGTAGATTTACAAGGCGATATATTAAATCTTGATACTGATAAAGGTATATATGTAATAAATAAACAAAGTGCCGCCAAAGAAATTTGGTTGTCGTCGCCGGTTAGCGGTCCTTATCATTTTTTTTATGAACAAGGAAAATGGAAAAATGGAGCAGGATTTGAGTTGATGGCTATTTTAACTGAAGAACTTAATATTAAATTTGATAATATATGA
- a CDS encoding M61 family peptidase codes for MRSTVITLEEFIEEFNQFFKDYYLSSVINEPNNLIKTDYWKDYAVQRLPYYRGFVFALYLDSLIKENNKSKSLDNVMLDLFKTSKEQEFSSDYFKKIVKNYVPKGIDKEINEYTEQGKTIDFADVAKVLPIEKIKMGAYDRGFDRDALINNYTIKNIDENSNAYKAGLRNRDIVIKYDFPKWGSPDQIVTIKTTRGEFKFRPESANKKDIYRFKPNSSEEDKLKIKKFFSF; via the coding sequence TTGCGTTCTACAGTTATAACACTTGAAGAATTTATAGAAGAATTTAACCAATTCTTTAAAGATTATTATTTATCATCTGTAATAAACGAGCCTAATAATTTAATCAAAACAGATTATTGGAAAGATTATGCAGTACAAAGATTGCCATATTATCGTGGGTTTGTTTTTGCACTTTATTTGGACAGCCTCATTAAAGAGAATAATAAGAGTAAATCGCTGGATAATGTTATGCTTGATTTATTTAAAACCTCAAAAGAACAAGAATTTTCAAGCGATTATTTTAAAAAAATAGTTAAAAATTATGTTCCAAAAGGGATAGATAAAGAGATAAACGAATATACAGAACAAGGTAAAACTATAGATTTCGCTGATGTTGCTAAAGTTCTGCCGATCGAGAAAATAAAAATGGGGGCATATGATCGTGGTTTTGATAGAGATGCTTTAATAAATAATTATACAATAAAAAATATTGACGAAAATAGTAATGCTTATAAAGCTGGACTTAGAAACAGGGACATAGTTATAAAATATGATTTTCCTAAATGGGGTTCTCCTGATCAGATAGTTACAATCAAAACAACTAGAGGCGAGTTTAAATTTAGACCTGAAAGTGCTAATAAAAAAGATATATACAGGTTCAAGCCTAATTCGTCTGAAGAAGATAAGCTAAAAATCAAAAAGTTTTTTAGTTTTTAA
- a CDS encoding biotin transporter BioY — protein MNSLLKVLHPNRVVEDLNTNSYALDIVKIIMGVAAIFASSQISIPIKPVAITMHSVILYIIAFTYSPRLSFLTILTFIFVGIMGLPVFCKFSSGINYFLGAAGGYYLGFLIGTPVMSALKDKLAENFVNVTIICIIGHTILYLFGVSWLASMIGLKQAIYSGFIIFIPSGLAKLFVFSSLFSYVKNKGSMYKNLK, from the coding sequence ATGAATTCTCTATTAAAAGTATTACATCCGAATAGAGTTGTAGAAGATTTAAATACAAATTCTTATGCTCTAGATATTGTTAAAATAATTATGGGAGTAGCGGCTATTTTTGCTTCGTCCCAAATAAGCATTCCTATAAAACCGGTAGCAATTACGATGCATAGCGTAATACTTTATATTATCGCTTTTACTTATAGTCCACGTCTTAGTTTTCTAACTATACTAACTTTCATTTTTGTAGGTATAATGGGTTTGCCGGTATTCTGTAAATTTTCTAGCGGGATAAATTATTTTTTAGGAGCAGCAGGGGGCTATTATCTCGGCTTCTTAATCGGAACTCCTGTTATGAGTGCTTTAAAGGATAAGCTAGCTGAGAATTTTGTAAATGTTACTATAATTTGTATTATCGGTCATACTATATTGTATCTATTCGGCGTTAGCTGGCTTGCAAGTATGATAGGCTTAAAACAAGCAATTTATAGCGGATTTATAATTTTTATTCCCAGCGGTCTTGCTAAACTTTTTGTTTTCTCTTCTTTATTTTCTTACGTTAAGAATAAAGGCTCTATGTACAAAAATTTAAAATAA
- the lpxB gene encoding lipid-A-disaccharide synthase, whose amino-acid sequence MTKIYFIAGEVSGDFVGGRIIQHLRNNTGVKFVGVGGKYMEEAGSFKSLFPITSINLMGFVEILPHIFKLKKLIDKTVEDIINSKADLLITIDSPGFTYRVAKRVRKLLPKLKMIHIVAPSVWAYKEGRAVKYAKIYDCLFALLPFEPPYFTKVGLDCRYIGHPIMEQEFYSDKIALRAEFKIDENERVLCVTLGSRKGEILRHLSVFVSSIEEIFKSCNNLKVIFTLANPAHEAIIKPFLEDVKFNYLFSSERLKTYAVADVALAKSGTNTLEIAASSTPMIVAYKINILSFLIIRLLIKIKYVTLINIIADKEIIPEFIQFNCRANLISNKLQELLFNSKKAYEQVIESQKILQQLGFKSNRLQLNSESFRHDEFKGKLARHTKVREHRFSLENSLVSSDRDDAVPSYIAAEIIKQEFLEPKIKLLKEKD is encoded by the coding sequence ATGACAAAAATTTACTTTATAGCCGGTGAGGTGTCAGGAGACTTTGTAGGTGGTCGTATAATTCAGCATTTAAGAAACAATACAGGAGTAAAGTTTGTTGGTGTTGGCGGCAAATATATGGAGGAAGCCGGTAGCTTTAAAAGCTTATTTCCTATTACTTCCATAAATTTAATGGGTTTTGTAGAAATTTTACCTCATATTTTTAAGCTTAAAAAATTAATTGATAAAACTGTAGAGGATATAATAAATAGTAAAGCTGATTTATTAATTACCATAGATTCACCAGGGTTTACTTATCGTGTGGCAAAGCGGGTAAGAAAACTTTTACCAAAGCTGAAAATGATTCATATCGTTGCACCGTCAGTTTGGGCATATAAAGAGGGTAGGGCAGTAAAATACGCTAAAATTTATGATTGTTTATTTGCTTTACTACCGTTTGAACCTCCATATTTTACTAAAGTCGGTCTTGATTGTAGATATATAGGTCATCCGATTATGGAGCAAGAGTTTTATAGTGATAAAATAGCTTTACGTGCAGAGTTTAAAATAGATGAGAATGAGAGAGTTTTATGTGTTACTCTTGGTAGTAGAAAGGGTGAGATTCTAAGGCATTTATCGGTTTTTGTTTCTTCTATTGAAGAAATATTCAAGAGTTGTAATAATCTTAAAGTTATATTTACTCTTGCAAATCCTGCTCATGAGGCAATAATAAAACCGTTTTTAGAAGATGTTAAGTTTAATTATTTATTTTCAAGTGAGAGACTTAAAACTTATGCTGTTGCGGATGTAGCTCTAGCAAAATCCGGTACTAATACTTTAGAGATAGCAGCTTCCAGTACTCCTATGATTGTAGCATATAAGATTAATATTTTAAGTTTTCTTATCATTAGGCTATTGATAAAAATAAAATATGTTACGTTAATAAATATTATAGCTGATAAAGAAATAATTCCGGAATTTATCCAATTTAATTGCCGAGCTAATCTTATTAGTAATAAGCTTCAAGAGTTATTATTTAATTCTAAAAAAGCTTATGAGCAGGTAATAGAAAGCCAAAAAATTTTGCAGCAATTAGGATTTAAGTCAAACCGATTACAGCTAAATTCAGAAAGCTTTAGACACGATGAATTTAAAGGCAAGCTAGCTAGGCATACAAAAGTACGTGAGCATAGGTTTAGTTTGGAAAATTCGCTTGTATCAAGTGATCGAGATGACGCTGTACCTTCTTATATAGCTGCAGAAATTATTAAACAGGAGTTCTTAGAACCTAAAATAAAGTTGTTAAAAGAGAAAGATTAG
- the topA gene encoding type I DNA topoisomerase: MKLVIVESPAKAKTINKYLGDEFKVIASFGHIRDLPSKKGSVLPDENFAMKYDISDKAGKYVDAIVKDAKKADAVYLATDPDREGESISWHVAEVIKEKNKVKSDNFFKRVAFNEITKKAIIHAVENPRKLDTNLVNAQQARRALDYLVGFTLSPLLWRKLPGCKSAGRVQSVALRLICEREDEIERFKSEEYWDISLKMQNNNNELFTAKLTHINDQKLEKFSIINEKDAKDLTEKLKSQKFHVDRIEKKQQKRQPQPPFITSSLQQEAARKLGFSAKKTIQIAQKLYEGVDIGKETIGLITYMRTDGVTLSNDAIADIRKLIDKSYGDKYLPTNPRIYKSKVKNAQEAHEAIRPTNITYTPDSLKEKLEKDYYKLYELIWKRTIACQMENVIMNLVVANLASDNKEYLAKANGSTIAFDGFYKVYRESVDDEAEEENKMLPPLKEQEQLKTKEVIPNQHFTEPPPRYSEASLVKKLEEFGLGRPSTYASILSVLQDRKYVSLEKKRFIPEELGRLVTVFLVGFFKKYVEYDFTAGLENELDEIAAGKLEWKAALNNFWSGFNHNIESVNEQKITEIISYVQKALDYHLFGENKESKICPSCKTGELSLKLGKFGAFLACSNYPECTFRKSIVSGNDNNENEGEPSATPNENKVLGTDKDGIEIYLKKGPYGPYIQHGEQEGKVKPKRSPIPASLNQSDITLDIALKLLSLPLKIGIHKDSSEEIMIGYGKFGPYIKYTGKFISIPKKYDFLNLSLDDAMQLIEDNKAKLEKK, encoded by the coding sequence ATGAAATTAGTAATAGTAGAATCGCCGGCAAAGGCAAAAACAATAAATAAATATTTAGGTGATGAGTTTAAGGTCATTGCATCATTCGGTCATATCAGAGATTTACCTTCTAAAAAAGGCTCTGTGTTACCTGATGAAAATTTTGCAATGAAATATGATATTTCCGATAAAGCCGGTAAATATGTAGATGCCATAGTTAAAGATGCTAAAAAAGCTGATGCAGTATATCTTGCAACCGATCCTGATCGTGAGGGTGAATCTATCTCATGGCATGTTGCAGAGGTAATAAAAGAAAAAAATAAGGTTAAATCCGATAATTTTTTCAAAAGGGTAGCCTTTAATGAGATCACTAAAAAAGCAATTATTCATGCCGTTGAGAACCCTAGAAAACTTGACACTAACTTAGTCAATGCCCAACAAGCAAGAAGAGCTTTAGACTATTTAGTCGGCTTTACCCTTTCACCTCTTTTATGGCGTAAGTTACCGGGATGTAAATCGGCGGGACGTGTGCAGTCCGTGGCTCTGCGATTAATATGTGAGCGAGAAGATGAAATAGAGCGTTTTAAGTCAGAAGAATATTGGGATATTAGCCTTAAAATGCAAAATAATAATAACGAACTATTTACTGCTAAATTGACTCATATAAACGATCAGAAGTTAGAAAAATTCTCAATTATTAATGAAAAAGATGCCAAAGATTTAACCGAAAAATTAAAATCACAAAAATTTCATGTTGATAGGATAGAAAAGAAACAACAAAAACGTCAACCTCAACCTCCTTTTATTACTTCATCACTGCAACAAGAAGCAGCAAGAAAATTAGGTTTTAGTGCTAAAAAAACCATACAAATAGCACAAAAACTTTATGAGGGCGTTGATATAGGTAAGGAAACTATAGGGCTTATTACCTATATGAGAACCGACGGCGTTACATTATCAAATGATGCAATAGCAGATATACGCAAGTTAATCGATAAAAGTTACGGCGATAAATATTTACCGACTAACCCTAGAATTTATAAATCCAAAGTAAAAAATGCTCAAGAAGCTCATGAAGCAATAAGACCGACAAATATCACTTATACTCCAGATAGCTTAAAAGAAAAGCTAGAAAAGGATTATTATAAACTCTATGAACTAATTTGGAAAAGAACTATAGCCTGCCAAATGGAAAATGTGATAATGAATTTGGTAGTTGCAAATTTAGCTTCAGACAATAAAGAATATTTGGCAAAAGCAAACGGATCGACTATAGCATTTGACGGATTTTATAAGGTTTATCGTGAAAGTGTAGACGATGAGGCTGAAGAAGAAAATAAGATGCTACCGCCTTTAAAAGAGCAAGAACAGCTTAAAACTAAAGAAGTTATTCCGAATCAGCATTTTACCGAACCGCCTCCAAGATATTCGGAAGCAAGTTTAGTGAAAAAACTTGAAGAGTTTGGGCTTGGTCGTCCTTCAACCTATGCTAGTATTTTATCGGTTTTACAAGATCGAAAATATGTTTCTCTTGAGAAAAAACGATTTATACCTGAAGAGCTTGGACGTTTGGTAACGGTATTTTTAGTTGGTTTTTTCAAAAAATATGTTGAATATGATTTTACTGCAGGACTTGAAAATGAATTAGACGAAATAGCAGCCGGCAAACTTGAGTGGAAGGCTGCCTTAAATAATTTTTGGAGCGGTTTTAACCATAATATTGAATCGGTGAACGAGCAAAAAATAACCGAGATTATTAGCTATGTACAGAAAGCTCTTGATTATCACTTGTTCGGTGAGAATAAAGAATCTAAAATTTGTCCATCATGTAAAACAGGCGAGCTTAGCTTAAAGCTTGGTAAGTTCGGGGCGTTTTTAGCATGTAGCAATTACCCTGAATGTACTTTTAGAAAATCTATTGTGAGCGGTAACGATAATAACGAGAATGAAGGCGAGCCTTCCGCTACTCCTAATGAGAATAAAGTTTTAGGTACGGATAAAGACGGGATAGAAATATATCTGAAAAAAGGACCTTACGGACCTTATATTCAACACGGCGAACAAGAAGGCAAAGTAAAGCCGAAACGTAGCCCCATACCTGCTAGCTTGAACCAAAGCGACATCACACTTGATATAGCATTAAAGCTTCTAAGCTTACCGCTTAAAATCGGTATTCATAAAGATAGCAGCGAGGAAATTATGATAGGATACGGTAAATTCGGTCCTTACATAAAATATACAGGGAAATTTATTTCAATACCTAAAAAATATGATTTTCTAAATTTAAGCTTAGATGATGCAATGCAGCTAATTGAAGACAATAAGGCGAAGTTAGAGAAGAAATAA